One stretch of Pigmentiphaga aceris DNA includes these proteins:
- a CDS encoding phytanoyl-CoA dioxygenase family protein has product MKLTPQQLKDFDELGYIFLPDCFPKEEVAALRQASADIFSQQREEIWREKSGVPRTAFACHTYNEACRLAASDARLIDPLEQLFGEQLYIHQFKINAKAAFTGDVWQWHQDFPTWQKDDGMPEARAMNIAVFLDDVMPINGPLMLVPRSHKTGALPSSHDTQTTAYPLWTLDNDTVAKLVEQNGIVAPTGKAGGVLMFHANLVHGSAGNITPFPRKIVYLTLSAVSNAITKPTRPEFIAHRDFTPVERAPEGALAELAQQHATA; this is encoded by the coding sequence ATGAAACTCACCCCGCAACAGCTCAAAGACTTCGACGAACTTGGCTATATCTTCCTGCCCGACTGTTTCCCGAAGGAAGAAGTCGCCGCCTTGCGCCAGGCATCCGCCGATATCTTTTCGCAGCAACGCGAGGAAATCTGGCGTGAAAAAAGCGGCGTGCCACGCACCGCATTCGCTTGCCACACCTACAACGAAGCCTGCCGTCTGGCTGCTTCCGACGCACGGCTGATCGATCCGCTTGAGCAGCTGTTCGGTGAACAGCTCTACATCCACCAGTTCAAGATCAATGCCAAGGCTGCCTTCACCGGCGACGTCTGGCAATGGCACCAGGACTTCCCCACCTGGCAGAAAGACGACGGCATGCCCGAGGCGCGCGCGATGAACATCGCCGTGTTCCTGGACGACGTGATGCCCATCAACGGCCCGCTGATGCTGGTGCCGCGCAGCCACAAGACAGGTGCCCTGCCCTCGTCGCACGACACGCAGACCACCGCCTACCCGCTCTGGACGCTGGACAACGACACGGTGGCAAAACTGGTGGAACAGAACGGCATCGTGGCCCCCACCGGCAAGGCTGGTGGCGTGCTGATGTTCCATGCAAACCTGGTGCACGGTTCGGCCGGCAACATCACACCCTTCCCGCGCAAGATCGTCTACCTGACCTTGTCAGCCGTATCGAACGCGATCACCAAGCCGACCCGCCCGGAGTTCATCGCACACCGCGACTTCACGCCGGTTGAACGTGCGCCCGAAGGTGCGCTGGCCGAACTTGCACAGCAACACGCCACGGCCTGA
- a CDS encoding TRAP transporter substrate-binding protein, translated as MSMTRRALLKASLTASAATLLTGRAGFAIAQDRKFTYKCAMNTPMTHTIYIRLAEAVERIKTQTDGKVIINLFPSSQLGSDTDVLGQVRAGALETVIMPGVVLANLVPLASLNSVGFAFKDYPAVWKAMDGGLGNHIRSQISKTNLVVQEKIWDNGFRHLTGWQPVNSPADLVGKKVRVPVSPVLLSMFKALGAAPAPINFNELYSALQTHVIDAQENPLTIISTGKLYEVQKFCAMTSHVWDGYWFMSNKKSWEALPAPWRTIVESNLAESAVAQRADSEKLNETLKQELGAKGLTFSTPDTAPFRDALRKSGYYSEWQKKFGDEAWGHLEAAVGKLA; from the coding sequence ATGTCCATGACACGACGCGCCTTGCTGAAGGCCTCGTTGACCGCTTCAGCAGCTACCCTGCTTACCGGCCGCGCCGGCTTTGCCATCGCGCAAGACAGAAAGTTCACCTACAAGTGCGCGATGAACACCCCGATGACGCACACCATCTACATTCGTCTGGCCGAAGCGGTGGAGCGCATCAAGACCCAGACCGATGGCAAGGTCATCATCAACCTCTTCCCCAGCAGTCAGCTCGGCTCAGACACGGACGTGCTGGGCCAGGTGCGTGCAGGCGCGCTGGAAACCGTGATCATGCCGGGGGTGGTGCTGGCCAACCTGGTGCCGCTGGCCTCGCTCAACAGCGTCGGCTTTGCGTTCAAGGACTACCCGGCCGTGTGGAAGGCCATGGACGGCGGCCTTGGCAATCACATCCGCAGCCAGATCTCGAAGACCAATCTGGTGGTGCAGGAAAAGATCTGGGACAACGGTTTCCGTCACCTCACTGGTTGGCAACCCGTCAATTCGCCGGCTGACCTGGTCGGGAAAAAAGTCCGTGTTCCGGTCAGCCCGGTACTGCTGTCGATGTTCAAAGCGCTGGGTGCCGCGCCGGCGCCGATCAACTTCAACGAGCTGTACAGCGCGCTGCAGACGCACGTGATCGATGCGCAGGAAAATCCGCTGACCATCATCTCCACCGGCAAGCTCTACGAAGTGCAGAAGTTCTGTGCGATGACCAGCCACGTGTGGGATGGCTACTGGTTCATGTCGAACAAGAAGTCCTGGGAAGCCTTGCCCGCCCCCTGGCGCACCATTGTCGAAAGCAACCTGGCGGAATCGGCTGTCGCCCAGCGGGCCGACAGCGAAAAACTCAACGAGACCTTGAAGCAGGAACTCGGTGCCAAGGGGCTGACCTTCAGCACGCCAGACACCGCCCCCTTCCGCGACGCGCTGCGCAAGAGCGGCTACTACAGCGAGTGGCAGAAAAAGTTCGGCGACGAAGCCTGGGGACATCTGGAGGCGGCGGTCGGCAAACTTGCGTGA
- a CDS encoding TRAP transporter substrate-binding protein: MPISRRALLQTSALAMLGAAHTARAQSGQFTYKCAMNVPVTHPVYLRMVEAADRIKKQTDGQVVLSLFPTNQLGSDTDMLGQVRAGTLETVIMPGVVLANLVPMASLNSIGFAFKDYPTVWKAMDGGVGDQIRAHIRKTNLLVQDKVWDNGFRHMTSWQPVSSPADLTGRRVRVPVSPLLQSLFKSLGAATAPINFNELYNALQNRVIDAQENPLALISTAKLYEVQKYCALTSHVWDGYWFLSNRKAWESIPEATRKIVDRNLAESALAQRADNEQLASTLQAQLTTQGLTFSTPDTTPFRETLRKTGFYVDWKRKFGEEAWAALEKEVGTLV, translated from the coding sequence ATGCCCATTTCCCGTCGTGCCTTGCTGCAGACGTCCGCCCTCGCCATGCTGGGCGCAGCCCATACCGCCCGCGCCCAAAGCGGCCAGTTCACCTACAAATGTGCGATGAATGTGCCGGTCACGCATCCGGTCTATCTGCGGATGGTCGAAGCAGCCGACCGCATCAAGAAACAGACCGATGGCCAGGTGGTGCTCAGTCTGTTCCCGACCAACCAGCTTGGCTCGGACACCGACATGCTTGGCCAGGTACGCGCTGGCACCCTTGAAACCGTGATCATGCCGGGGGTGGTGCTGGCCAACCTGGTGCCCATGGCCTCGCTCAACAGCATCGGGTTTGCGTTCAAGGACTATCCCACCGTATGGAAGGCGATGGATGGCGGTGTGGGCGATCAGATCCGCGCACATATCCGCAAGACCAATCTATTGGTGCAGGACAAGGTCTGGGACAACGGCTTTCGACACATGACGTCCTGGCAGCCAGTCAGCAGTCCCGCCGACCTGACGGGCCGGCGCGTGCGCGTGCCAGTCAGCCCACTGCTTCAATCCCTGTTCAAGTCACTGGGTGCAGCCACTGCCCCGATCAATTTCAACGAGCTGTACAACGCGCTGCAGAACCGCGTGATCGATGCCCAGGAAAATCCACTGGCATTGATCTCCACCGCCAAGCTGTACGAAGTGCAGAAATACTGCGCACTGACCAGCCACGTGTGGGACGGCTACTGGTTCCTGTCGAACAGGAAAGCCTGGGAATCCATCCCCGAGGCCACCCGCAAGATCGTGGACCGGAACCTGGCCGAGTCTGCGTTGGCGCAACGTGCCGACAACGAACAGCTCGCCTCCACCTTGCAAGCGCAGCTGACAACGCAAGGGCTTACCTTCAGCACACCAGACACCACGCCGTTTCGAGAAACGCTGCGCAAAACGGGCTTCTACGTGGACTGGAAAAGGAAATTTGGCGAAGAGGCCTGGGCGGCGCTGGAGAAGGAAGTGGGCACGCTGGTCTGA
- a CDS encoding class II aldolase/adducin family protein: MLDTLDRPATQPNPLLETATPDGKPRVSIYQPEQAGLIFPDIPSFATHAEERLYRQKHLVAACRAFAQHGLDYGFAGHLTVRDPEHPHLYWTNPMAVHFSQVKLSNLILADHDGRVVEGKYAINRAGFVLHAAVHEEHPDIVAMCHAHTVYGTAWASTGRPLPPVSQDAAVFFEDHVVITAEAGAVAVETKAGHSVASAFGKNRAAIHQNHGLLTASRHSIDEAAFWFIALERCCQVQLLIEASGITPQLVPPERARYSRENVGNEFIGWLHFQPIYDQLVATQPDMFD, translated from the coding sequence ATGCTCGACACCCTTGACCGCCCCGCCACGCAGCCAAACCCTTTGCTGGAAACGGCCACGCCCGACGGCAAGCCGCGTGTGTCCATCTATCAGCCGGAACAGGCAGGGTTGATCTTTCCCGACATCCCCAGCTTTGCCACGCATGCAGAAGAACGCCTGTATCGGCAAAAACATCTGGTGGCGGCCTGTCGTGCGTTTGCCCAGCATGGCCTGGATTACGGCTTCGCCGGCCACCTGACCGTGCGCGATCCAGAGCATCCACATCTGTACTGGACCAACCCCATGGCAGTCCATTTCTCACAGGTGAAGCTGTCCAACCTGATCCTGGCCGATCACGATGGCCGGGTCGTCGAAGGCAAATACGCCATCAACCGTGCAGGTTTTGTATTGCATGCGGCTGTACACGAAGAGCACCCGGATATCGTCGCCATGTGCCATGCGCACACGGTCTACGGTACTGCGTGGGCATCTACCGGCAGGCCTTTGCCGCCAGTGTCGCAAGACGCGGCCGTGTTCTTTGAAGACCACGTGGTCATCACCGCCGAAGCGGGTGCAGTGGCGGTCGAAACCAAGGCAGGTCATTCGGTGGCAAGCGCCTTTGGCAAGAACCGCGCGGCCATTCACCAGAACCACGGGCTGTTGACGGCCAGCCGCCACAGCATCGATGAAGCCGCGTTCTGGTTCATTGCGTTGGAGCGCTGCTGCCAGGTGCAGTTGCTGATCGAGGCGAGTGGCATTACCCCGCAACTGGTGCCGCCCGAGCGCGCTCGCTACAGCCGTGAAAACGTCGGCAACGAGTTCATCGGCTGGCTGCATTTCCAGCCGATCTATGACCAACTGGTGGCTACGCAGCCGGATATGTTCGACTGA
- a CDS encoding hemerythrin domain-containing protein — MNKATIPAAQKTCLSLLLDDHRKVKKLFREFESVKDDTRKEAIVREACMELTVHTQIEEELLYPALQEANHEAFGDMVDEAVVEHAGAKNLIAELESMKPGDDLYDAKFTVLAEYIEHHVKEEEEDLFPKVIRKKIDLQEVGAMMVERKEALMSEAMA; from the coding sequence ATGAACAAAGCCACGATCCCCGCTGCCCAGAAAACTTGCCTCAGCCTGCTGCTGGACGATCACCGTAAAGTGAAAAAGCTGTTCCGCGAGTTCGAATCCGTCAAGGACGACACACGCAAGGAAGCCATCGTGCGTGAGGCCTGTATGGAGCTCACCGTGCATACGCAGATCGAGGAAGAATTGCTTTACCCGGCTTTGCAGGAAGCCAACCACGAGGCATTTGGCGACATGGTTGACGAAGCGGTGGTCGAACACGCTGGTGCCAAGAACCTGATCGCCGAGCTGGAAAGCATGAAGCCGGGCGATGACTTGTACGACGCCAAGTTCACGGTCCTGGCTGAGTACATCGAGCACCACGTGAAGGAAGAAGAGGAAGACTTGTTCCCGAAGGTGATCCGCAAAAAGATTGACCTGCAAGAGGTCGGTGCCATGATGGTTGAACGCAAGGAAGCGCTGATGAGCGAGGCCATGGCCTGA
- a CDS encoding GntR family transcriptional regulator, which yields MNDIKSNPLYIDQVYEHLLNAIAHGVLAPGSRIRQSALSTSLGVSRQPVSHALQMLKKQGLVRDTGRQGLEVSPIDPHHVLQLYQARQSLEALAATLAAERAANGLATADERKTLSDALESGRALALQATDLAGLVQADASFHVAMYRFSANPVIGEMLKDQWPHLTRAMVGVLDEPGVPQRAWDEHVRITATVLAGDAKTANRLMHEHLQRAGADLFARLTKRISLAA from the coding sequence ATGAACGATATCAAATCCAACCCGCTGTACATCGATCAGGTCTACGAACACCTGCTCAACGCCATTGCCCACGGGGTACTTGCCCCCGGATCACGCATTCGGCAGAGCGCCTTGTCGACCAGCCTGGGCGTGTCACGTCAGCCGGTCAGCCATGCCTTGCAGATGCTGAAAAAACAGGGGCTGGTACGCGATACCGGCAGGCAAGGCCTGGAAGTCAGCCCCATCGATCCGCACCACGTCTTGCAGCTGTACCAGGCACGTCAGTCACTCGAAGCGCTGGCCGCCACGCTGGCAGCCGAACGCGCTGCCAACGGTCTGGCTACTGCCGACGAACGCAAGACCTTGTCCGATGCGCTGGAAAGCGGTCGTGCACTGGCCTTGCAGGCCACCGACCTTGCCGGCCTGGTGCAGGCCGACGCGAGTTTCCATGTGGCGATGTATCGCTTCTCGGCCAACCCGGTCATTGGCGAAATGCTGAAGGACCAATGGCCGCACCTGACTCGCGCCATGGTCGGTGTGCTGGATGAACCCGGCGTGCCGCAGCGCGCCTGGGACGAGCACGTTCGCATCACCGCCACCGTGCTGGCCGGTGACGCAAAGACCGCCAACAGATTGATGCACGAGCATTTGCAGCGTGCCGGTGCCGATCTGTTTGCACGTCTGACCAAAAGAATTTCTCTCGCGGCCTGA